In Metopolophium dirhodum isolate CAU chromosome 5, ASM1992520v1, whole genome shotgun sequence, the sequence GTATAGAGGCAAAACTACAGGGGAGGGGAGaggggggctatagcccccacCCCCCAACTACGATTCAGACCCctccaaaaaatattccttatttatttagatataaggcgtttataggtttttttaaattaatagttttgttaggtgtGCTGTAGCCCCCCAGAATTTTTAAGAATAGTTGCGACTATGGTCATGTACCAATAGgtcattaaatacatattgcttgttgtttttagctatttatacgttatattatgtagttaatataatatacagtgctTACAGGTAGGTGAGGACTGAGGAGCAAAGTAGTATGCGGCCcttaaaaccatttattttttttcttgtcccaatttaaatgtaataaatcatcAGCCGTCACAACATAGAAAAATTAGGAAATTCGAGAATATGACATTGGAGGTATAATTCAGCCCCCGGCCattcgaaattattatttttattattttgttataattatagttaggactttgttttatattataataaatattaaataataataattatgattctaatgtattaattttttttttaaattttcatatacatatGAAATACTGGGCCCCACTGAGAAAACTCGTGTGGGGGTCCAAAttcattagtttatattttttgataaaataataagatagtaAGATACCACTTTgtaaaacacattaaaataataaaaagttccaAATAGTTCGGCCACTGGCCCTGGGGTCCATTGTTATGATTTAACGGGGGCCCGGGGGTTCTTTGCACCCCTAGCACCCCCAATTGTTGCGGCACTGGTTAACTATCATTGTCgtgcagttaagttaattttattttcgattCATGCGTAATCAACTACACAATACTGATTCGTCGTCTCTTTtcgattttggtaatttattttcgaattatatattaaaataatcaaattttttacaTAGCGTGTAAAAACGTCTTGGTAAATGTCAGTGTCGAAGGTATTGTTTTGGAGCAATATAGTTCCTTCAAAATTGTTGGTTGGTGGGTGGTCCCCCTGCGACAAAATACCTAACCACCTAGGTGACTAGGTATATCATATCCGATTATACAAATCGTTACAAACGTACGCATacctattttgtaaatttttgatttaaacttttttgcTGAGTTAGAAATTCCGTTATAAACATCAAGGGGGTGGGTGGGTaccttgtatacatttttgctCCTCACCAAAAATGAGTTCAACACACCACTGGTAAATGTATGTGTATACCAAATACTATGGAAgtttatgacttaaaaatattgtaccttgaaaaaaattaacttttttttaactgagataagttaattttattttctatcttaactttaaactcatctagttaaattataaatggtatttataatcaatggttttaaGTTTGTTTTACTCCTGTCCTGATTAAGAGCGTATCTGACCTGAAACCCgagtttgaatattatttcagtCATTTTACGTTTTTACCTTTTAAATGAATAgtgccgggatatacgtactaagTGTCAACgtggttttaacttttattggACGACGGCCCacggtataacaatatattgtaggtaATCTTTGAATCATTTTAGGCTAGTTGCTGTTAGGTATATACATGCAGTCACGGTCCGCGATCCGAACACGTGCTGTTTAGTTGGGTTTCGTCAAAGACCTTATATTCTGCCTACTTATACAGATGAGTATAATGAGTATAATGTCTATGGGTTTCGTTAGATTTAGTGGGGTTTAATCTAACCTAACGCCGCTAACAGCGTTGgccggtattattattaatataaataacggTAGCGCTATCTACAGCCGCCAAATAATATAGACGAAATTGTACTATTACTTATACGTTATACTCCTCAACTGACCAGTGGGCTGTCACCAGCGACCACGATAGTACTGAAAGAGAATGACGTAAGGTGCAAGGACTAAGGTGTCTTGCTATTTTCCAATATCACCACAAGTCACAAACGTCTCACACAAAACTAGAACACAATTTTTGATcggaaacaattttattgattcaagtataaaataattatttatttattcattttctaAATACTCAGATGAGTGTCGTTAAACTCAGCTGCTTACGCTCAATTATCGTCACGCACGATTATCGGGCGCTCAATTGTCTATACTCAATTATTTTGCGAAATGAAATAAGCCTGATAAAATTttaagatacctacctatatggctatataccacatacatatatacacctatatacagTGTTTGGAAAGGACGCTGCACGTTCACGCGTTCACgttcatattatgtaggtagtgaACATTactcgtttttattaaaaatagaacgGGAACGTGACcgacgtttatatttttaatggattttaatgatttttaagacgttcaaatttatttactatttattatttaataaatataatatgtatatgagtaaatattgattaataatattgttataatattataatacaaataataacatttttctatattataatatattaatatttccattagccattaggtatgtttatttgactaagaattataaaaataaaatacgtggAATTCTAGTTGGCGTGGCTCgacataaaacattaataatatttttatgatttctgCAATTccgttttagtttttaaatgattcataaaataaaaaaattttaatgtacaCATTCATTTCTTCAAAGAACGCGAACGTGAACTTGttcgtttgaaaaaaacatgAACGTGAATGAGTTCCCTTTTTAAGCACTGAACGTGAACGTGAATGAATTCCATTTTTTAGTGAACGTGCGAACAATATTTTCGTAACGTTCAGCTTACTACGCTCAATTATTGCCAAGTACAATATTATCGGGCGCTCAATTGTCTATGCTCAATGTATTATTGTTCCCCTACAATATTGAGCGCTGAGCAAATCGAGCGTGAAGACGATTGggcgaaataaaataattctgataatatattaagataccAATATTTGCTTGATTATCGGTGGGGTATTTGggttacagtataatatattagttaagtCGGACTTgcaattatcaaaataataataacaataatatacagtatattgaTAATTGGATTAtatgacaacataatattaactctCATTACACACATCAACGCTGTTCTTTCGATTTGTCATTATTGCTGTTCGCAAGATTTTTCGTCACGACTGTCATCGTAGATCTTTAGGTCCTTCACGTGATACCAAACACCAATGTCCAGTATCGTACCGATCAACAGAAAACCTGCGGAAATAGTATGTATTATTGAGACgtgtaatacaattaaaaccGGAAAGAATTAACTTTGGTAAGAGTTTGAAATATATTAGGTAGGAAGCATGACCGCAGACTGAAACTGGAAGCTCATGTTATAAAACTGCCAACTGGTCATGGAGCGCGAGTTAGAATGATGAgtgaacaaattcaaaaataagaCATATGAAGTTGTCAGCAAAATAAATCatatcgttttaaatttttatttctatttagaGGGATATAGACATTTAGTTAATGGTAAATTTTGATCAAAATTTATctgttcttataaaatatacgaaaaatgaacttaaaacataaaaaatgcgtaaaaaattaaaaactttttatgttttattttaaagttatttgatGTATGAAACGAATTTTTCGATTGGgaagcatttttttttggacattaataaaatacaattcgcATTTAGATACGTGACCGCGGTAacctagtaattattaattacagacaactatatagttaataatttctaacaatactatgaatattgtaggtacatatggATTAGGCCTTCcgcagtatattatacttactagcTCCAGTAATGTTCAAGTAATACTTCAGCCGCTTACCGTCGTATAGCCAACAATTACCGTCGGTACCGCATTTACCACCCCACACCATGCAAGTGGCGTCTACGGAAAACATTTACAATCAATgagtttatgtaatatataataattttaattttggtgcgTCATGTGAAGTTTACAATTATTCGTATACTTAGACTTCGATAATATTTACTTACCGACAATCGTGCCGTAAAATATAGGGCCGGGCATGAAAGCCACTATGGCCATTACCACTTCAGAGAAACCCAACGATAGTGACTTGTCCTCTTGTTTTACACACCTAAACAGCgaaaatgtacatataatatcaagGCTGAGCATTAAAGAgataaaagttaaagttaagttacttttaactaaattcataacgagttactttatttgaattttctaGTTAAATCGTTCTTTTTGATATACGGTTCTAATCTTTTAATTccattttatatacctactcataataaattatttttgtaggtttttatatAAGCCCTAGTAAATTTGTGTAAATGAATTGGTCAACGATAAAAAGACAATATTTTGAGATgggaggttaggttaggattataaaattatgttatttttaactataccaTCTTTGTatcactaaaattatttaaattaatattttttttgtataaagaaaaattcaaaatagtggCAAGTGTGACAAGCTAGGTTTTactaacaaacataatatattgtgtattgtacaaataatttttatctgaaACAGATCCGTTTCCGTAATATACACAGGTTCcgttttattgaataatattgttatatactaccacaaattataatattaacgttttaaCAAGACAAACAAAAAATTCTCAGTTCTAATCCAATTTTCACTGTATAATGAGTCCGTTTTAACGAGTTTTTAGCCGATTTGTTTCGTTTATTCGTCAATTATGTTAGACTTAGATACAATGTGTTACCAATTCCCCAGTACTGCAAATCGTAACCCACTTGCCCCCTTTTCTTATTTCAcagttatcatttatattatgcgTTTAAGTGacgaataaatttatgtttgcgACCGTCTTAAAAAAtctatcaaacattttttaaagcctatgtaggtacctacaaaaatattatagatctcGAATCCACAATTTTCTAGCGACGACTATTGCGCCGTACAGACCTGAACTGAATGATGGTGTTGCCCGAACGACCGGTGGACGATAAGAACCGCATCACGCCCATCAGAGCGAGAAATATGATGAAGTCGTTACCGCAGGAAACTGGACACACTCCCTCGGTGGCTGTGCCCAAGCCACCGATACAGGTGCAGTTGCTGTAGGCCTACGAGACACAACGAAGGCAACGTTCTTATTGTACAAGATATAATCGTGACGTCAAATGCAAAAATGAATGTCTATTCACCTTTAGGCCACCGTCGATGATCGTCTCCAGGGTACATCCCGCGTAGCACGGCGAGTAGAACGTGGTAGAACGGTCAAACGAACAGACAGGATTGTAGCTCATCGATTTCCCGCAGTTGCAGCCCACGTTGCAGTCCATGGTCAAGTTCCATCTGATCGGTAACCggtaaacatatattattagtatcgtgttataaatgtatatacaggGTGACTCACAAGCAagttgtagataataatattatatatttgcggAACGGTCTATAATAAACAACACACTAACCCGACCTCTAATGTTATTGAGAAATCACCTTGTACTAAAAGGACAATATTGTCACGCAAGGTTTACTGGCATGGAAATTAATATAGCTTTTATACCAGAGgagaattgtattaaaaaattatacaaggtGTATTCCAGTTTTAGTTCACGGGAAAATGTGCGTCGGTGTACCAATAGCTTTGATATATAATTTGACCTATATAGGCGACCGTAAGTCACGGATTGGATTTAGCACTTGTcctggtatatttttttaacgtggtTTTGAAACTACTCTCCACACTTTTCTAGTCTTCTGATATCTCGAAGAATAATTTCTGAGAATTTTGTAAACATAAATCGAGGAGTAGTGTAtgtgtaatgactaatgagtaatgagtataaAACTACAATAGACATACATATACACTTCGTTTTAAGATATAGTTTCTTTAATGCATGATTTTACCTCATCTGCCCGATCAACCAAAGGCAACCAATTAGATTAATTTCTTGAATGATTACGGAATTTTATTAGCGAAGGCAACGGAATTAGAAATTTGCTTACTAACGTTTTGTCCTCGTTCCACTGCCCGTGTAAATCTTCTGCCGCGCACCCGAGAAATATGTATGCGAAGTGACCAACCACCTCTAAAGCCTCTGTAATAAAGTTCCACATGGCCAGCGACCTTGGCGATGGTTTATATTTCGATATGATCACGCCGGACGTCACAATGCCCAAACCCGAACTCAAAATGCCTATGGCGCCCGATGCAAAGTTGGAATTTGCTGCTGTCTGTCTGAATTGGGTCTCCATGTACTTAGGCATGAACGTCCAATACCCAATTAGGCCCAACACGAAGAACGAGTTGCTCGCTGAATTAAACACCAGTATTttgtttgacaaaattcgttTTAAAGACGTTTTAAAATCTGAAACCGTCCAATTAATCgaaatattgttaatacaatgaattaaaataatattatattatccgagACTAATTGCATATTAAACATATTCCCCATTATGTTAAAAATTCCcccaacataataaattattattctcattgccatgtaaaataaatattaaattgattacatACCTCGAATAGGGAGATATAGCTATgctctatattttattattattatttatttattttgtaatgtaagaaaaaaaatgtgcgCTCAATCGATGTTCTTTTACGGGTACCTCGGGGCACGGCTCACAGGGCATATCTATGTTCCTTTTACATAGTGGGTGCTGagtaagcccccccccccccccccccaaacaccaaaatgtcataatatataactttatgCTATAAAACGTGGAAATaagcacacattttttttctttaaataaatacatttctaatttaattttaaatacatgtcTCATCCGAACATTTCAAACCTGGACATTATAACGTATGAGATTGCTCATTTGGATCGTATGTTTCGACTTACCGGTCAAAACGTGTTCTTTTTTCTCTTCCGGTTCTTTTACCTTACGGGCTGCCGCCCTCGGAAGCATTCTTGGAAAAAGCATCATCATCATCGAAAAAGCTATACAAATAATACCAATGGGCGTCCAACCTATAAAGGAAAACCCGTCATTAATACTACGCTCATTGTGTAATATATGAAGTTGGAAATGTTTAGAACGATTTGTTATACAATGTTTTTGTATTCTCCtacagaaattattatatttttccagttttctgtacattttttgaaatactaCTTTATACTATACCGGGTGTTTCATTTTTACGTAAAGCCCtcattaattcaaaaagtattcacgtttttaaaaaaatattttttacatgattTCAATTTGTTACAAAACAtcctttgaaaaaaaatatatagttataatttttaagttatttacttTATTGAATGGCAACATACAGTTTCAATATCATCTTCGAAAACAGAATATTTTcctaggtatttactatttactatttagatacataaaaattgaatttaggaatagtagtttatgatttataagtatttaaagttcagatGAGCGAAGTTGAGTGGTACGCGCTACTTGAAAACGGATGGCTCATTTTTTGACACCGATGtggcttattttttttaaaatattattcgtaatagTCCAAATGAGGCTTTTGcggaaataaaaattgaaaatttcggGAAAAACTAAAAGGCCTTTTTTCTATGggatttttgtatataaatggttaccaatggttgggtattataataaattataatattacagtaattGTAAATAGTagtagtattaaataatttttttatctatatacctaAATGGTTGTCACAGGTTACATATTCTAATATAATTGTTCggatataataatcttatcttatagttttaatatttggtCATTTTATTGGTTTATCCGAAGTTAATAGACTCAAAAAATActggaataattaattaattgatttttttaaattttactctcGTATTTTAGTTACCTTAACGTGTAACAGATTTTTTTGGGCAACTTATTAACGATACCtttccaataatatttatttatttttactccaCAAAGTATACATAGTAAAAATGTACACAGGCGGAGTTATCGgtaggacaaaaaaaaaaatactattgtatattaatttattgatatggTAAGAGTACTCACCCATCCACCAAGCTCCGATCCACCTAGGATCTTCGTTGGTTATAGTCGGTGTTAGATTAGGTTCGATGAAATTGGTCAGGGTGTATGCCGACAGCATGTATCCCAACATAGGACCCGACATCCGTATGCACTGAACAATGGctgtgaacattttataaattctttgaAAAGGTGTTTCGTGGCAATTAATTGATTGTTGATTTCaactttcaaatttaaaatatatcaaaaattaacaGGGACTGTTCGcacctaattaatataatataacgtacctattaataatttatttctcttATATAACAACAATCATACACATCGCAAAACGTAAAGTTTtagccatttaaaatattttttggtgttTTGACAAACCCTCAAATTATATCAAAGACAAATGAGCGGTGGTACAACCTATCTCCTATAAGGGGTAAATGGGTCATAGGCTATTCCTAGCTAGAATACGGACGGTTTGAGACATGTTAAGTCTGACAGAAAACCGTCTGATAAGAACATTCAATGCCTTTCTCTTATAATATCGTCTAGTCGAGAGAGACGCATCTATACAAAAGATGTTGTGCtgatatttttaatctatttaatcAATGCACTCTTCAGTTGAAATTTATGAACTGTCTGCAATGTTGAATTACGTTTTCGCCGTTAGTACGCATGACTATTATTTTACGCCTACTACAAATAAATCGAATCTCCATAATACCAACACCTTATTGCCACTTTGGCTAAATCGTTACGTAACGACCGCCACaggattaaattttgatttctttGATTAGATAATGTTTTTCTGAAAACCGTGGTTATTCACGTATTTTTGTCCGAGAAAAATTTTTGAGTAGAGCACTAGGCAGCTCCCTCGGATATTCCACATGACGGGAAAATATTTCCCTCGATTCTTGTTTAAAAACTTACCCAAAAGCACGGGTACCGAATTCTTGCGAACGTTATCATCCAAGTAAGCTGCACCACAAGTCCAGTATAACGAACCACCCAAGCCTAGCATCGCGTGCGCTGCACACAACAAGAAAGCAGCCACGTTCCATAACTGCTCGTTATCGCAGTCTTCATACAATGGTTTACCGTCGCAGATTTTTTCGTTTTGACCTTTATCGCACATGAAACAAAAAGTAGATATTTTTAGTACTTTTTTTAGTTGCTATAAAGATCACTATAAGCTGCTATAAGCATAACATAGATGccataataaatcattaattaatatgaattaattaattaattaattaatagattataataatacatttcttagGTAATTATAAGttagtgtttttaatttaattcaaaaaattatataaggtTATAAGcaacaatattgtatagaaaTGATTGTTAATATCTTATTGGTGTTCTTTATACTTACGTGAAATGTTACTTAGCAGAGAAGTTGAGTTCACGTTGTCACCGTATTCGACGGTGTACTGAAGGATCTCTTCGCCTGGTCCGTAAATGATGTGTGGCAGGAGACGAACGAAACAGGATAGACCGACGAAGAAAGAACCGATGGCCAACCAACGCGTCCGATGTCCTTTACCGGCCACGTGAGCCGTCACCATGAACGatataagtgaaaaaaaatcccAAGTGCTCGAAATGATACCTAACAATGTAttcgataattaataattattccaaacactaagatttaaatattcgtaaataaaaactatagagGAAATAGAAAAATCTAACTACATATGACAAATATGAACAACCAATTCGAATATAATCaatctatattaggtataataataaagtttaatatgtaatatgtatatacgaaaTCCAAATACTAATCCCtatgtttttcaaaaacaacaaaacttaTGTGAACTTAACATTTTGAATAGAGTTTCCTTCAATACTCTAGATGTGCAATTAGaaggcatttttaaaaaaatcacattttaaagATATGGGCTCACACAAAAATTTGGTTTCGGCAAACgggaatcaaatatttttttgtatatataattttatatgattgtatttctggttacagaaaataaaatagttattatgtttGGAATTATTagacataattttcaaaattgtaggtAGTTGGCGAGAAGTTATTTGGAAAAACCTTGATTTTTTAACAGGTGATCATTATGCCACCTGTGCAAATGTTACCGCACaactttgaaaaatttaataatttaatattataaaattgatttgtttttaattttcgtatTACTTATCTtgtgtattacaaattaaaagcATTACAATGGATTATAGGTACGCTCTCATTTTTAAACGATATTCTCaacgaaaattttaaaatttaatacagtttaaaaaGGGCAATATCATGCAGGGTTAACtatatagttaattagttaatataataatatatacatttgaagAGATATAAATCGTGTCAATAAAAGtcattaaatataggtaatatagaataaaaaaatatatcatgacttaaatttaaaaatatatataattaaataatccttcctcaaaatattttcttaaatacatgtttgaaaaaatattacagtgaaAATGCGAAATATGCAATTAATAGACAATCTAGCAtgactttaaaattgtaatatatttgctaaacatatttgaaaatattcattaaaaatgtcgTATTTAAATTTACTACACTATTaaaggtacacatttttttagtatttatatagcttaaattatatttttagtcatgATTCATTATACTACTTATAATTTtagcttataattttatgttttgtatttacCAAGCTCGTGATCTAAAAATTGTTCTGTGTTAAGTATCACTATTCACTGCTGTATCATAGAAAAATGGTATTGAAAATAACGATTACACTCGTGGTTATCGTATCACAGTGCCGTACCTTTATGATTTTAAACCCGTTTCAAtgatttgattaatattattcattataacgACTACTTACTATAGGTATGTTTTAATTACTTACCACTCATTTGACTAGAGAATTTAAATCTCTTCTCCATTGTAGTCAGTGTACCGTTGAAGTATGAGGACAACATGAATTGGTTGAGCCCCAACAGCCCGTACACGAGAACATACACCTTTTTGCTGGCAAATATCTGAAGCCACTTGGGCTTAAACAACCATATCCCGCAAACTGTGTCCTCGACAGCCGGGTCATCCGAAGTCTTATCACTCATTTTTTTCGAttctaaacaaaattaaatgtaaataatcaatataataaacgtatatacTTATAGTGAGTTATAATGAGTAATGGTTGGTGCGTGATACTCGCAAGACAGTATGTTTcgctcgaaaaaaaaaaaaactaataaaacaataataatattgtcgaatGTACCTAATATGCCGGGCGTAAGTGTTTCACGtgagttacatattataacatattatgtcggtacattaaatatatcattaagcTGGCATTTATTCaagctataataatacagtCGAACACGGTACAGTATTTTTCGTTAACTTTACGATTATCTATTACCATCGCGTCCCGACAACACAAAGACACAAACACAGTACATTATGCGTCGCTATTTGTGTGCGGACAAGTATGGACAATACTCCACCATTATCCATCTATCTCAATaggtttagtataatataatgacggtCGAATAGAggcattattattgtaagcaTTTGAGAATTAACTAATTTTAGCGACTTTTTAAAGAATACCACTAAATACGCCTTATTGACCGAAGTGGGTATTTAGTTAAACATTATCAAACAAGCTCTTCATGTTGTTTCATCGCAACTACTACAACAAGTGCCAAATATTACAATGTAAGCACAACCAGTTTTTACAGTATTAAGTACAATATCAACATTCAACAAACCTAATAATTCACAGTAAATAGTAAATGGATTTCATTCAAAAAAAAGATGTTTGCATCAGTGTATCAATGTATCAGGacttaattactaaaaaatcatAGCATATAACTATAGCATCTTCAACaggttttttatacatttttttcatcaaagacagacattgatatttttggaattgaaattattatcgtaatacaACGCAGAATCTGGCCAATATTTACTTTCATTTGAATAAAGCCCGTTTCAATGAATTGTTAGTGTTTACAGTCAGAatatgaaaagtaaaaaatatagtttatttatataaatattaggtaattcGTGGACACACCTAACTAACCAAATCTGTAAAACgatatgcttaaaaaaaacccCCAGTcttgaaaccaaaaaaaaatgattttgatttcagtttCAGTTTCAATTCCcgatatttttttctgatttcggtttaaa encodes:
- the LOC132945075 gene encoding solute carrier organic anion transporter family member 74D-like codes for the protein MSDKTSDDPAVEDTVCGIWLFKPKWLQIFASKKVYVLVYGLLGLNQFMLSSYFNGTLTTMEKRFKFSSQMSGIISSTWDFFSLISFMVTAHVAGKGHRTRWLAIGSFFVGLSCFVRLLPHIIYGPGEEILQYTVEYGDNVNSTSLLSNISRQNEKICDGKPLYEDCDNEQLWNVAAFLLCAAHAMLGLGGSLYWTCGAAYLDDNVRKNSVPVLLAIVQCIRMSGPMLGYMLSAYTLTNFIEPNLTPTITNEDPRWIGAWWMGWTPIGIICIAFSMMMMLFPRMLPRAAARKVKEPEEKKEHVLTDFKTSLKRILSNKILVFNSASNSFFVLGLIGYWTFMPKYMETQFRQTAANSNFASGAIGILSSGLGIVTSGVIISKYKPSPRSLAMWNFITEALEVVGHFAYIFLGCAAEDLHGQWNEDKTWNLTMDCNVGCNCGKSMSYNPVCSFDRSTTFYSPCYAGCTLETIIDGGLKAYSNCTCIGGLGTATEGVCPVSCGNDFIIFLALMGVMRFLSSTGRSGNTIIQFRCVKQEDKSLSLGFSEVVMAIVAFMPGPIFYGTIVDATCMVWGGKCGTDGNCWLYDGKRLKYYLNITGASFLLIGTILDIGVWYHVKDLKIYDDSRDEKSCEQQ